From one Neovison vison isolate M4711 chromosome 1, ASM_NN_V1, whole genome shotgun sequence genomic stretch:
- the CENPQ gene encoding centromere protein Q — protein MSSKTNSSKKRSQQLKRNPKRKINDEEVELPGKKVRNTAKNKNPKHLLTEVTGQTEHTDLKQVRITSNKTKTWQPLSESSREHLQTMMDSVIIAILSNNVRENERVQYHLNYLKKRLLQLCETLKVPPKKLKDLTNVSHLLKMERAQHRANEEGLALLQEEIDKIAETIESMTGNIQSLKNKIQVLTSEVEEEEEKVKQMFQIDSGILCLPELSQKSLKAPTLQKEILTSIPNHEALLRDVDILHNSSQVKNMLTFIEEAYKRLDAL, from the exons ATGTCTAGCAAAACAAATTCTTCCAAGAAAAGGTCTCAACAgttaaaaagaaacccaaaaagaaaaattaatgatgaGGAAGTGGAGTTACCAGGGAAAAAG GTTAGAAACACAGCAAAGAATAAAAATCCAAAGCATCTGCTTACTGAAG TAACAGGACAAACAGAGCATACTGATCTAAAACAGGTTCGGATAACATCCAACAAGACAAAAACCTGGCAGCCTCTTTCAGAGAGTAGTAGAGAGCATTTGCAAACTATGATGGATTCAGTAATAAT agcAATTTTGAGTAATAATGTTAGAGAAAATGAACGAGTTCAGTATCATCTTAACTATCTGAAGAAAAG ATTGCTACAACTATGTGAAACCCTTAAAGTCCCTCCCAAAAAGCTGAAAGATTTAACTAACGTGTCACATCTACTGAAAATGGAAAGAGCACAGCACAGAGCTAATGAAGAAGGTCTGGCATTATTGCAG gaagaaatagataaaatagcAGAAACCATAGAGTCAATGACTGGGAATATTCAGAGCCTAAAGAACAAAATTCAAGTTCTGACAAGTGaggtggaagaagaggaggagaaagtaaaACAG aTGTTTCAAATAGATAGTGGGATACTCtgtcttccagaactttctcagaaGAGTCTCAAAGCACCCACACTTCAG AAAGAAATTTTGACATCAATTCCAAACCATGAAGCTCTTCTGAGAGACGTAGATATTCTCCATAACTCATCCCAGGTGAAGAATATGTTAACTTTCATCGAAGAAGCCTATAAGAGACTGGATGCCCTTTAA